A stretch of Brassica napus cultivar Da-Ae chromosome C6, Da-Ae, whole genome shotgun sequence DNA encodes these proteins:
- the LOC106384205 gene encoding S-protein homolog 5-like → MAFSNKPHCILIFMISFFILTLFVSALDVSDVVAEAPGPGSGGDSFFPLSKKHVIIHNVVKNRQTLNVHCKSDDDDLGLIHIPWNHYWGFRFRVNIWSTTMFRCHFTWYGGGSHLFVIFDPWRDDDEFAASPACDKCLWQVRRQDGDEAICRIEGGSDPYCFPWLDNV, encoded by the coding sequence ATGGCTTTCTCTAATAAGCCTCATTGCATATTGATTTTTATGATCTCATTTTTCATTCTTACTCTTTTTGTTTCAGCGTTAGATGTCTCAGATGTTGTGGCGGAAGCACCAGGACCAGGATCAGGCGGTGACAGCTTCTTTCCTCTATCAAAAAAGCATGTTATAATCCACAACGTTGTAAAGAACAGACAAACTCTGAATGTACATTGCAAATCTGATGACGATGACTTGGGGTTGATCCATATTCCTTGGAATCATTACTGGGGTTTCCGATTTCGTGTTAACATTTGGAGCACTACAATGTTTCGTTGCCATTTTACGTGGTACGGAGGGGGATCTCACCTTTTTGTAATATTCGACCCATGGAGAGACGATGATGAATTTGCAGCGTCTCCAGCCTGCGATAAATGTCTTTGGCAGGTGAGAAGACAGGATGGAGACGAAGCTATATGTCGTATAGAGGGAGGTTCAGATCCTTATTGTTTCCCATGGCTCGATAATgtgtaa